A genomic segment from Pseudomonas mendocina encodes:
- a CDS encoding putative bifunctional diguanylate cyclase/phosphodiesterase, protein MGNEQEFLDLLQHIAPDLDELRQRLRFLDWRQVDNERLARCAQRVERANQNFVDTLYQELADYPAPTAILGDRAVIERLKQRQADYYRGLWLSPLDEAYVLERLRIGWVHQRVGVDLKWYLGAYRLYLDRLLGELLGSSVASDCFSSLIKKVFFDIGLALDSYGAAQRKALQDSEARYARAMRGANDGLWEWQLEQDQLYLSERWIRMLDLDRDSLSPTSQSWFSRVHSDDLPGLRQAIDNHLRGLSPFLHHEYRIRRRDGSYLWVLVRGVADTCSSGLRRMAGSQSDISQRRAAEEQLHHAARHDPLTGLANRARLSELLQQAVQRRQRPGAREAALLFIDLDRFKLINDSLGHQTGDRVLVEVAERLSHCLRPGDHLARFGGDEFVALLDDLACMGDAERVAQRMLDSLHVPLRLPEQTLAVSASIGIAGLQESGQPLDPLQAADLALYRAKSAGKAQFARYSNELQQQAQRQLELQNALAQAGARGELRLVYQPICQLDGNQPRLIGVEALLRWQHQGREISPLEFIPCLEESGEILAVGDWVLQQACSQVRAWQLAGQPHLRCSVNLSSRQLQQSDFAARVADILRHSGLPPSSLVLEITESQLMEDSAQNLACLRELASLGIQLALDDFGTGYSSLGYLKRFPLHIIKVDKSFIAGAPQDSESLAITRAIIGLGHSLGLAVVAEGVEKQAQLDFLYSEGCHYAQGYWFSQPRAPRELQRLLDGEDCFEGLWCQLRKEGVQA, encoded by the coding sequence ATGGGCAACGAACAAGAGTTTCTAGACCTGCTGCAACACATCGCTCCCGACCTGGATGAGCTGCGTCAGCGCCTGCGCTTTCTCGATTGGCGCCAGGTCGACAACGAGCGTCTGGCGCGTTGTGCGCAGCGGGTCGAACGCGCCAACCAGAACTTCGTCGATACGCTCTACCAGGAACTTGCCGACTACCCGGCGCCAACGGCCATTCTCGGCGACAGGGCCGTCATCGAACGTCTCAAGCAACGCCAGGCCGACTACTACCGCGGCCTCTGGCTAAGCCCACTGGACGAGGCCTACGTGCTGGAACGGCTGCGCATCGGCTGGGTCCACCAGCGCGTAGGGGTCGACCTCAAGTGGTACCTCGGCGCCTATCGCCTGTATCTGGATCGCCTGCTCGGCGAACTGCTCGGCTCCTCGGTGGCCAGCGATTGTTTCTCCAGCCTGATCAAGAAGGTGTTCTTCGACATCGGCCTGGCCTTGGACAGCTACGGCGCCGCCCAGCGCAAGGCGCTGCAGGACAGCGAGGCGCGCTATGCGCGCGCCATGCGTGGCGCCAACGACGGCCTGTGGGAATGGCAGCTGGAGCAGGACCAGCTGTACCTCTCCGAGCGCTGGATTCGCATGCTCGATCTCGACCGTGACAGCCTCTCGCCTACCAGCCAGAGCTGGTTCAGTCGCGTACACAGTGACGATCTGCCCGGCCTGCGCCAGGCCATCGACAATCACCTGCGCGGCCTGTCGCCCTTCCTGCACCACGAATACCGCATCCGCCGCCGCGACGGCAGTTACCTCTGGGTGCTGGTACGCGGTGTCGCCGATACCTGCAGCAGCGGCCTGCGGCGCATGGCCGGCTCGCAGAGCGACATCAGCCAGCGCCGCGCCGCCGAAGAGCAACTGCATCATGCCGCGCGCCACGATCCGCTCACCGGCCTGGCCAACCGCGCCCGCCTCAGCGAGCTGCTGCAACAGGCCGTGCAACGCCGGCAACGCCCCGGCGCCCGCGAGGCCGCGCTGCTGTTCATCGACCTCGATCGCTTCAAGCTGATCAACGACAGCCTCGGCCACCAGACCGGTGATCGCGTGCTGGTGGAAGTCGCCGAACGCCTCAGCCACTGCCTGCGTCCGGGGGACCACCTGGCGCGCTTCGGCGGCGACGAGTTCGTCGCCCTGCTCGACGACCTGGCCTGCATGGGCGACGCAGAGCGGGTCGCTCAGCGCATGCTCGACAGCCTGCACGTACCGCTGCGGCTGCCAGAGCAGACTCTGGCAGTCAGCGCCAGCATCGGTATCGCCGGCCTGCAGGAAAGCGGCCAGCCACTCGATCCGCTGCAGGCGGCCGATCTGGCGCTGTACCGCGCCAAGAGCGCGGGCAAGGCCCAGTTCGCCCGCTACAGCAACGAACTGCAGCAGCAGGCGCAGCGCCAGCTGGAATTGCAAAACGCCCTCGCCCAGGCGGGTGCGCGCGGCGAGCTACGCCTGGTGTACCAGCCGATCTGCCAGCTGGATGGCAACCAGCCTCGGCTGATTGGGGTGGAGGCTCTGCTGCGCTGGCAACACCAAGGGCGTGAGATCTCGCCGCTGGAGTTCATCCCGTGCCTGGAAGAGTCCGGCGAAATCCTCGCGGTGGGTGACTGGGTGCTGCAGCAGGCATGCAGCCAGGTGCGCGCCTGGCAGTTGGCTGGGCAGCCGCATCTGCGCTGCTCGGTCAACCTGTCCAGCCGCCAGTTGCAGCAGAGCGACTTCGCTGCGCGCGTCGCTGATATCCTCCGGCACAGCGGGCTGCCGCCGTCGAGCCTGGTGCTGGAAATCACCGAAAGCCAGTTGATGGAGGACAGCGCGCAAAATCTCGCCTGCCTGCGCGAACTGGCCAGCCTCGGCATTCAGTTGGCGCTCGATGATTTCGGCACAGGCTACTCCTCGCTCGGCTACCTCAAGCGCTTCCCGCTGCACATCATCAAGGTGGACAAGAGCTTCATCGCTGGCGCGCCACAGGACAGCGAGTCGCTGGCCATCACTCGGGCGATCATCGGCCTGGGCCACAGCCTGGGCCTGGCGGTGGTGGCCGAGGGTGTGGAGAAGCAGGCGCAGCTCGATTTTCTCTACAGCGAAGGTTGTCACTACGCCCAGGGTTACTGGTTCAGCCAGCCGCGTGCACCGCGCGAGTTGCAGCGCCTGCTCGACGGCGAGGACTGCTTCGAAGGCCTCTGGTGTCAGTTGCGCAAAGAGGGCGTGCAGGCATGA
- a CDS encoding methyl-accepting chemotaxis protein produces MKRNLPVSGRQIPVPPQTNILSTTDLKGALTYVNPELVAISGFSEDELIGRNHNIVRHPDMPPAAFAHLWQTLKSGRSWMGLVKNRCKNGDHYWVSAYVTPMRRDGQVVEYQSVRTAASAEQVASAEALYAELLAGRTPSALRRPLLEPGRRLALLGLLLPPFGALLTSLALGLPLPPQLAAGALLGLVLAGVIQHALRPLRGLAEMARRHADNPLSQFLYSGRRDDFGAIAFALQSLQAEAGAVVGRIADSARQLNGEAGQLAGAVEHHNSATLQQHQETEQVASAMGQMAVSVQEVARNAQLSASAASAADQETGDGRQLVEDTRRQIATLAEALQASHAQVRQLADSSREIGKVLTVIGDIAERTNLLALNAAIEAARAGDAGRGFAVVADEVRALARRTQAATSEIDAIIGGLQGTIDGSVAAMTDSQQHAQAIAGQAQQAAEALSGITERVSQISDMNLQIASAVEQQSAVGDDIQRNLHGIRQACASTAEASARSHGSAEQLADLAARLQLLAEQFWSQRQDRPI; encoded by the coding sequence ATGAAGCGCAACCTGCCGGTGAGCGGCCGCCAGATTCCGGTACCGCCGCAGACCAACATCCTCTCCACGACCGATCTCAAAGGCGCGCTGACCTACGTCAACCCGGAATTAGTCGCCATCAGCGGCTTCAGCGAAGACGAGCTGATCGGTCGCAACCACAACATCGTGCGCCATCCGGACATGCCGCCCGCCGCCTTCGCCCACCTGTGGCAGACGCTCAAGTCCGGACGCTCGTGGATGGGCCTGGTGAAGAACCGCTGCAAGAACGGCGACCACTACTGGGTCAGCGCCTACGTCACGCCGATGCGCCGCGATGGGCAGGTGGTCGAGTACCAATCCGTGCGCACAGCGGCCAGCGCAGAGCAAGTCGCCAGCGCCGAGGCGCTGTATGCCGAACTGCTCGCCGGCCGTACGCCAAGCGCCTTGCGCCGGCCATTGCTGGAGCCGGGCCGGCGTCTCGCGCTGCTCGGCCTGCTACTGCCGCCTTTCGGCGCGCTGCTCACCAGCCTGGCGCTGGGCCTGCCGCTGCCGCCGCAACTGGCGGCCGGTGCACTGCTGGGGCTGGTGCTGGCAGGCGTCATTCAGCACGCCCTGCGGCCGCTGCGAGGCCTGGCGGAAATGGCCCGAAGGCATGCCGACAACCCGCTGAGCCAGTTCCTCTACAGCGGACGCCGTGATGACTTCGGCGCTATCGCCTTCGCCCTGCAAAGCCTGCAGGCCGAAGCCGGTGCGGTGGTCGGGCGCATCGCCGACTCGGCTCGGCAACTCAACGGTGAGGCCGGGCAACTGGCCGGTGCGGTGGAACATCACAACAGCGCCACCCTGCAACAGCACCAGGAAACCGAACAGGTCGCCAGTGCCATGGGGCAAATGGCGGTGAGCGTCCAGGAGGTGGCGCGCAACGCCCAGCTCAGCGCCAGCGCGGCCAGTGCAGCGGATCAGGAAACCGGCGATGGCCGGCAACTGGTGGAGGACACTCGCAGACAGATCGCTACTCTCGCCGAGGCGCTGCAGGCCAGCCATGCCCAGGTGCGCCAACTGGCCGACAGCAGCCGGGAGATCGGCAAGGTGCTCACAGTGATCGGCGACATCGCCGAGCGTACCAACCTGCTTGCCCTCAATGCCGCCATCGAGGCGGCCCGTGCCGGCGACGCCGGCCGTGGTTTCGCCGTGGTCGCCGATGAAGTGCGCGCGCTGGCCCGGCGCACCCAGGCGGCCACCAGCGAGATCGATGCCATCATCGGCGGCCTGCAAGGCACCATAGACGGCAGCGTCGCCGCGATGACCGATAGCCAGCAGCACGCTCAGGCCATTGCCGGCCAGGCGCAACAGGCCGCCGAGGCGTTGAGCGGAATCACCGAGCGGGTCAGCCAGATCAGCGACATGAACCTGCAGATCGCCAGTGCCGTGGAGCAGCAGAGCGCAGTCGGCGATGACATCCAGCGCAACCTGCATGGCATCCGCCAGGCTTGCGCCAGCACCGCCGAAGCGAGCGCCCGCAGCCATGGCAGCGCCGAGCAGCTCGCCGACCTCGCTGCACGCCTGCAGTTGCTGGCCGAGCAGTTCTGGAGTCAGCGTCAGGATCGCCCGATATGA
- a CDS encoding LLM class flavin-dependent oxidoreductase — protein MSRLASIKLSTLDLAPIRDDGDAAQALHNSLALARHVESLGFERFWVAEHHNMDGIASSATSVLLGYLAAGTSKIRLGAGGVMLPNHAPLVIAEQFGTLATLYPGRIELGLGRAPGADQYTAHALRRSRDGSVDDFPNDVEELQAYLGPRQEGQRVIAMPGTGTNVPIWLLGSSLFSAQLAGIKGLPYAFASHFAPRYLHEAIRIYRNHFRPSEVLDKPYVMLGVPLLAADSDEQAQHLATSAFQRILALIRGQSLVQRAPVASMEGLWLPHERQAVSEFLGLAAIGGPQTVRQRLEQLLEQTEADELIFTCDMYDFADRLHAFDILAELQRG, from the coding sequence ATGAGCCGACTGGCCTCCATCAAGCTCTCCACCCTCGACCTGGCACCGATCCGCGATGACGGCGATGCCGCCCAGGCCCTGCACAACTCGCTGGCACTGGCCCGACACGTCGAAAGCCTCGGTTTCGAGCGCTTCTGGGTTGCCGAACACCACAACATGGACGGCATCGCCAGCTCCGCCACATCCGTCTTGCTCGGCTACCTGGCCGCCGGCACCTCGAAAATCCGCCTCGGTGCCGGCGGGGTGATGCTGCCCAACCATGCGCCACTGGTGATCGCCGAGCAGTTCGGCACCCTCGCCACGCTCTACCCCGGCCGAATCGAGCTGGGCCTGGGCCGCGCGCCCGGTGCCGACCAGTACACCGCCCATGCCCTGCGCCGTAGTCGCGACGGCAGCGTCGACGACTTCCCCAATGACGTCGAGGAGCTGCAGGCCTACCTCGGCCCGCGCCAGGAAGGACAACGGGTGATCGCCATGCCGGGCACCGGCACCAACGTGCCGATCTGGCTGCTCGGTTCCAGCCTGTTCAGCGCCCAGCTCGCCGGCATCAAGGGTCTGCCCTACGCCTTCGCCTCGCACTTCGCGCCGCGCTACCTGCACGAGGCGATCCGCATCTACCGCAATCACTTCCGCCCGTCAGAGGTGCTCGACAAGCCTTACGTGATGCTCGGCGTACCGCTACTGGCGGCCGACAGCGACGAGCAGGCGCAGCATCTGGCCACCTCGGCGTTCCAGCGCATTCTCGCGCTGATTCGTGGCCAGAGCCTGGTGCAGCGTGCGCCAGTGGCGAGCATGGAAGGCCTGTGGCTGCCGCACGAGCGCCAGGCGGTCAGCGAGTTTCTCGGCTTGGCCGCCATTGGCGGACCGCAGACCGTACGCCAGCGTCTCGAGCAACTGCTCGAACAGACCGAGGCGGACGAACTGATCTTCACCTGCGACATGTACGACTTCGCCGACCGTCTGCACGCCTTCGACATCCTTGCCGAACTGCAACGCGGCTAA
- a CDS encoding OsmC family protein has protein sequence MKKTASAHWQGGIKDGKGTISTQSGALKDSPYGFNTRFEDKPGTNPEELIGAAHAGCFSMALSKELGEAGMTAESIDTQAQVTLDKVDGGFEISTVHLSLRAKIPGADRAAFEKAVETAKTGCPVSKVLNAAITLEAVLEN, from the coding sequence ATGAAGAAGACAGCTTCGGCCCACTGGCAGGGCGGCATCAAGGACGGCAAGGGCACCATCTCCACTCAGAGCGGCGCGCTCAAGGACTCCCCTTACGGCTTCAACACCCGTTTCGAGGACAAGCCCGGCACCAACCCCGAGGAGCTGATCGGCGCCGCCCACGCCGGCTGTTTTTCCATGGCCCTATCCAAGGAGCTGGGCGAAGCCGGGATGACCGCCGAGAGCATCGATACCCAGGCACAAGTCACCCTGGACAAGGTCGACGGCGGCTTCGAGATCAGCACGGTGCACCTGTCGCTGCGCGCGAAGATTCCTGGTGCTGATCGCGCCGCCTTCGAGAAGGCCGTGGAAACCGCCAAGACCGGCTGCCCGGTCTCCAAGGTGCTGAACGCGGCGATCACCCTCGAAGCCGTGCTGGAAAACTGA
- a CDS encoding PA0061/PA0062 family lipoprotein — translation MRVLFLAPALMLLGACASPLPTPDPQQAWVELYSTADTLLMADRLDRKRWPDGRYFQVTPGQHELETRFQFEVRSGGSVGMLSEPLRMTCEIRLRYDDFAAGQRYRIEARQQLMKAQAWLYDEQRNVLARGEVLRCGTAI, via the coding sequence ATGCGCGTCCTATTTCTCGCTCCCGCCCTGATGCTGCTTGGCGCCTGCGCTTCGCCACTGCCCACGCCTGACCCGCAGCAGGCCTGGGTCGAGCTGTATTCCACTGCCGATACCCTGCTGATGGCCGACCGCCTCGACCGCAAGCGTTGGCCGGATGGCCGCTACTTTCAGGTAACGCCTGGCCAGCACGAGCTGGAAACGCGCTTTCAATTCGAGGTGCGCAGCGGCGGGTCGGTGGGCATGTTGAGCGAGCCGTTGCGCATGACCTGCGAGATTCGCCTGCGTTATGACGATTTCGCCGCGGGGCAGCGTTATCGCATCGAGGCGCGCCAGCAACTGATGAAGGCGCAGGCATGGCTGTATGACGAGCAGAGAAACGTACTCGCACGCGGTGAGGTGTTGCGCTGCGGGACGGCGATCTGA
- a CDS encoding aminopeptidase produces MPNACPIDLLRRIAVPLLALLLGGCSTIDYYAHLGQGQWQLLHAREPVQRILEDPATAPDLARRLALSQQARDFASTQLQLPENRSYRLYADLGRPFVVWNLFATPEFSLEPELHCFPIAGCVAYRGYYQQGRARAAAALLRQQGLDTYIGGVEAYSTLGWFDDPLLNTMLRWSDERFIAVIFHELAHQQYYLPGDTAFNESFATFVEHEGLRQWHAARGETPPADDDRQRQQFIELVLASRERLQALYASEQPEQAMRAAKQAEFDRLRRDYRTLRQVEWGGQGRYDAWIESPLNNAKLLPFGLYDQWVPAFAALFEHEARNWQAFYAAVAALGRLPEADRRARLESLLQND; encoded by the coding sequence ATGCCCAACGCCTGCCCTATCGACCTGCTGCGCCGCATTGCGGTTCCCCTGCTCGCCCTGCTGCTGGGCGGCTGCTCGACGATCGACTACTACGCCCACCTCGGCCAGGGCCAGTGGCAGCTTTTGCACGCCCGCGAGCCAGTGCAGCGCATTCTCGAAGACCCGGCGACCGCCCCCGATCTGGCCAGGCGCCTGGCGCTGAGCCAGCAGGCGCGAGACTTCGCCAGCACGCAGTTGCAGCTACCTGAGAACCGCAGCTATCGGCTGTACGCCGACCTGGGTCGCCCCTTCGTGGTGTGGAACCTGTTCGCCACGCCGGAGTTTTCCCTCGAACCCGAGCTGCACTGCTTTCCCATCGCCGGCTGCGTCGCCTACCGTGGCTACTACCAGCAGGGTCGCGCGCGCGCCGCCGCCGCGCTGCTGCGCCAGCAGGGGCTGGATACCTACATCGGCGGCGTGGAGGCCTACTCGACTCTGGGCTGGTTCGACGATCCGCTGCTCAACACCATGCTGCGCTGGAGCGACGAACGCTTCATCGCGGTGATCTTTCACGAACTGGCACACCAGCAGTACTACCTGCCGGGGGATACCGCCTTCAACGAGTCCTTCGCCACCTTCGTCGAGCATGAAGGGCTGCGTCAGTGGCATGCCGCCCGCGGAGAAACACCACCGGCTGACGATGACCGCCAGCGCCAGCAGTTCATCGAACTGGTACTGGCCAGCCGCGAGCGCCTGCAGGCGCTCTATGCCAGCGAACAGCCGGAGCAAGCCATGCGCGCCGCCAAGCAGGCCGAATTCGATCGTCTGCGCCGCGACTACCGTACCCTGCGCCAAGTTGAATGGGGTGGCCAGGGCCGCTATGACGCCTGGATCGAGAGCCCGCTGAACAATGCCAAGCTACTGCCCTTTGGTCTCTACGACCAATGGGTGCCAGCCTTTGCCGCCCTGTTCGAGCATGAAGCACGAAACTGGCAGGCCTTCTATGCAGCCGTAGCCGCGCTCGGTCGGCTACCGGAAGCAGATCGTCGGGCCAGGTTGGAAAGCCTGCTGCAAAACGACTAG
- a CDS encoding DUF1161 domain-containing protein, whose protein sequence is MQRLIPALALMLLAGGALAAPKPCEELKQEIEVKIQANNVPSYTLEIVPNDEVQDQSMVVGSCDGGTKKIVYQRNG, encoded by the coding sequence ATGCAACGACTGATTCCCGCCCTGGCCCTGATGCTCCTGGCTGGCGGCGCGCTGGCCGCGCCCAAGCCCTGCGAAGAACTCAAGCAGGAAATTGAAGTGAAGATCCAGGCCAACAACGTGCCCAGCTACACCCTGGAAATCGTGCCCAACGACGAAGTTCAGGATCAGAGCATGGTCGTCGGCAGCTGCGACGGCGGCACCAAGAAGATCGTCTATCAGCGCAACGGCTGA
- a CDS encoding HAD family hydrolase, producing MHHSTLLFDLDGTLTDPREGITRSVQYALAKLGIDEPDLAALEHFIGPPLLQCFMATYALDEATGWQAVNHYRERFRVTGLYENRVFEGVEALLEALVAQGRTLYIATSKPTVFAEEIARHFGFNRYFKRIYGSELDGTRTNKVELLAHLLESERLAPDSALMIGDRKHDLIGARSNGLQAVAVGYGFGSREELLGEAPAFHFETLEEMHRAFSR from the coding sequence ATGCATCACTCCACCCTCCTTTTCGATCTCGATGGCACGCTCACCGACCCGCGTGAGGGCATCACCCGTTCGGTGCAGTACGCGCTGGCCAAGCTGGGTATCGATGAGCCTGATCTGGCTGCGCTGGAGCATTTCATCGGCCCGCCGCTGCTGCAGTGCTTCATGGCGACCTATGCGCTGGACGAGGCCACCGGCTGGCAGGCGGTCAATCATTATCGCGAGCGTTTCCGGGTGACCGGTCTGTACGAGAATCGGGTATTCGAGGGTGTCGAGGCGCTGCTCGAAGCGCTGGTGGCGCAGGGGCGGACGCTGTATATCGCGACCAGCAAACCGACGGTGTTCGCCGAAGAAATTGCCCGGCACTTCGGTTTCAACCGTTACTTCAAGCGTATCTACGGCAGCGAGCTGGACGGCACGCGCACCAACAAGGTCGAGCTACTGGCGCATCTGCTGGAGTCGGAGCGACTGGCGCCGGATTCGGCACTGATGATCGGCGATCGCAAGCATGACCTGATCGGCGCTCGCAGCAATGGCTTGCAGGCGGTGGCAGTGGGCTACGGCTTCGGTAGCCGTGAAGAGTTGCTCGGCGAGGCGCCGGCCTTCCATTTCGAGACGCTGGAAGAGATGCACCGGGCGTTCAGTCGTTGA